In one window of Fusobacteria bacterium ZRK30 DNA:
- a CDS encoding DUF11 domain-containing protein, whose translation MDIDIDLAPKDEVEFKIIATVIPEAYGELKNTVTGTYDQSKHNDGTDALEITDTDSFQPSRSEVHIEKTVDKVTFAPGEEITYTIKVWNVGPGPAHKVKFEDILPQALTTNGNGDAFDPATSKVIKVELFNNASENKPLSNIGNAFTSELELPRDGYAIYTIASNVSLDVVGKIDNIAEFSYTDNDGTDKEGTANAESNPANAKLNIIKTVDTSEFVAGKDLTYVVTISNTGLGIANDVKVTDLILDIENESISGDSIKAFDSVVITDNSSSLNPISNIESYDPNKNLDTLVDIAPNDSIIFTLVGTTNKIIGADITNRADYIFTNNDGNKNTGFAEVSSKIKLNEGMLQLSKRALKKDVEKGQVVEYEIIVNNPTDVYFTNVAVEDKTPAGFTYVENTTEITLSTDGKFGNNDDRDVSDEPIIGNTLGFTAVNIAPKENLRIRYLLRASIGTTFGKYVNTAHAVSGGKVVSNYDSADVEVIPDALFDTATIIGKVFEDINGDGYQADATAKRIKLISSIDPTNYILNSTTLTIGDKTTKIKDKSSPLVRGITIGKLRGVSRNRKIKEPNKAIIRYETITSTWEPLKVTSKDGTTILIDSNGKAKASHKGDLKEGLARENLKITRNIYAQKGSPNYLQEIVVENFGIYEDGIPGIRLITLGGVVITTDEFGRYHVPDEWVTKKTGSNFLVKVDRDSLPQGMRVISENPRVKRITPNGLNKFNFSIQRELDDFNIKDTNKIRKVRSKENG comes from the coding sequence TTGGATATAGATATTGATCTTGCACCGAAAGATGAAGTGGAATTTAAGATTATTGCAACTGTTATCCCTGAAGCTTATGGAGAATTAAAAAACACTGTGACAGGAACCTATGATCAAAGTAAACATAATGATGGCACTGATGCTTTAGAAATTACTGATACTGATAGTTTTCAACCATCTAGATCAGAAGTACATATTGAAAAAACAGTAGATAAAGTTACTTTCGCACCTGGGGAAGAGATTACATACACTATTAAAGTATGGAATGTTGGACCAGGGCCAGCTCATAAAGTTAAGTTTGAGGATATACTTCCTCAGGCACTTACAACTAATGGAAATGGTGATGCATTTGATCCTGCTACAAGTAAGGTTATCAAAGTAGAATTATTTAATAATGCCAGCGAAAACAAACCACTTAGTAATATTGGAAATGCTTTTACTTCGGAACTAGAGTTACCTAGAGATGGATATGCAATCTATACTATTGCAAGTAATGTTTCTTTAGACGTAGTTGGTAAGATAGATAACATTGCGGAATTTAGTTATACCGATAATGATGGAACTGATAAAGAGGGGACGGCTAATGCTGAATCTAACCCAGCTAATGCAAAACTTAATATCATTAAGACTGTTGATACAAGTGAATTTGTTGCAGGGAAAGATCTAACTTATGTAGTAACAATATCAAACACAGGTTTGGGAATTGCAAATGATGTTAAAGTTACAGATTTAATTTTGGATATTGAAAATGAATCTATAAGTGGAGACTCTATTAAAGCTTTTGACAGTGTAGTTATTACAGACAATAGTAGTTCTTTAAACCCTATAAGTAATATAGAATCATATGACCCCAATAAAAATTTAGATACTCTAGTTGATATTGCTCCTAATGATAGCATTATATTTACTTTAGTAGGTACTACTAATAAAATTATAGGGGCAGATATAACAAATAGAGCTGATTATATCTTTACTAACAATGATGGAAATAAAAATACTGGATTTGCAGAAGTAAGCTCCAAAATAAAACTTAATGAAGGTATGTTACAACTGAGTAAACGTGCGTTAAAAAAGGATGTTGAGAAAGGTCAAGTAGTAGAATATGAGATTATAGTTAATAACCCTACAGACGTTTATTTTACTAATGTAGCTGTAGAAGATAAAACACCTGCGGGATTTACTTATGTGGAGAATACAACTGAAATTACTTTAAGTACAGATGGAAAATTTGGTAATAATGATGATCGAGATGTTTCAGATGAACCAATTATAGGAAATACATTAGGCTTTACAGCTGTAAATATAGCTCCTAAAGAAAATCTTCGTATAAGGTATCTACTGCGTGCTAGTATTGGAACTACTTTTGGTAAATATGTAAATACTGCACATGCTGTATCTGGTGGGAAGGTTGTATCAAACTATGATTCAGCAGATGTAGAAGTTATTCCAGATGCATTGTTTGATACGGCAACTATTATAGGAAAAGTATTTGAAGATATAAATGGAGATGGATATCAAGCAGATGCAACTGCTAAAAGGATTAAATTAATAAGTTCAATAGATCCTACAAACTATATTCTAAATAGTACAACTTTAACTATTGGCGATAAAACAACAAAAATTAAAGATAAAAGTTCACCTTTAGTTAGAGGTATTACTATAGGAAAACTTCGTGGTGTTTCTAGGAATAGAAAAATAAAAGAGCCTAATAAAGCTATTATAAGATATGAAACAATAACTTCTACCTGGGAACCTCTAAAGGTTACCAGTAAAGATGGAACAACTATTCTTATAGATAGTAATGGGAAGGCAAAAGCTTCTCATAAAGGCGATTTAAAAGAAGGACTGGCTAGAGAAAACCTAAAAATCACAAGAAATATATATGCACAAAAAGGATCTCCAAATTATCTCCAAGAAATTGTGGTGGAAAACTTTGGTATTTATGAGGATGGGATCCCTGGGATAAGGTTAATTACTTTAGGAGGAGTAGTTATAACTACTGATGAATTTGGTCGTTACCATGTGCCGGATGAGTGGGTTACTAAAAAAACAGGTTCAAATTTTCTAGTAAAAGTTGATAGAGATAGTCTGCCTCAAGGGATGAGAGTTATTAGTGAAAATCCTAGAGTAAAGAGAATAACTCCTAATGGACTTAATAAATTTAATTTTAGTATCCAAAGGGAATTGGATGATTTTAATATCAAAGATACAAATAAAATCAGAAAGGTAAGGAGTAAAGAAAATGGCTAA
- a CDS encoding OmpA family protein: MKKLFLLVMVLTLISCAEPNYREDKKIVIRKIPRVILKLTLNAGANFDFDKSVLLNKDIPKLNEFIDKIKELEGTLIIIGHTDTNGSYEYNNKLSMRRAKAVENYMEERLDFDKYQLEVRGKGEQEPIYKPEKSIPEMAANRRVEITFIETNK, translated from the coding sequence ATGAAAAAACTTTTTTTATTAGTTATGGTTCTTACACTTATTTCTTGTGCTGAACCAAACTATAGAGAAGATAAAAAAATTGTAATCAGAAAAATTCCAAGGGTAATCTTAAAACTTACTCTTAATGCAGGGGCTAATTTTGATTTTGATAAGTCAGTCCTTCTAAATAAAGATATTCCTAAATTAAATGAATTTATAGACAAAATTAAAGAATTAGAAGGAACTTTAATTATAATTGGGCATACTGATACAAATGGTAGTTATGAATATAATAATAAACTTTCTATGAGAAGAGCTAAGGCTGTAGAGAACTATATGGAGGAAAGGTTAGACTTTGATAAATATCAATTAGAAGTCCGTGGAAAAGGGGAACAAGAGCCTATTTATAAACCTGAAAAATCAATTCCTGAAATGGCAGCTAATCGACGTGTAGAAATTACATTTATAGAAACGAATAAATAA